From Dasypus novemcinctus isolate mDasNov1 chromosome 8, mDasNov1.1.hap2, whole genome shotgun sequence, the proteins below share one genomic window:
- the LOC101447529 gene encoding spermatogenesis-associated protein 31A1-like: MALPLSTYDNSWLAAPDPATLGLGGSRRPLPAFWWQSAAEASLLPTSTHCESQPARLPHPPPEDSFWGGPVMRHGEAGSPCLFNPNIQKPLEIQVTKRVEFRIWKESDFLKSGSPDSPLTSLENKMKSLGDEQGPAAPQPFWSTKDKPVQLLSPQQLSYHITLQDHLKEKCSQLFWGLPSLHSESLIATAWVSGSASPLGSSSFFFNTISNSYLGQVQPTAPSLLSQYRLHSGAPPQPWIPNMPQSQPPFLWQLRSRPPPLARVGTPAQLQSSLPVLPPSSLPQTEAPGGFCSTAQNKTPSAVSTESQSAEWPLWQKRVENGCSLSSVVNSSREAFTPLTYSLSQDSHASWDHRPVSAAPAKLSLGLDLQKLLEQHLQQRLTQHRQGVAPRMPLSLEPMQPQGKSPGACKAKANHGPPQPTAFTGQGSKRGDENLGLRPPERSPAMGPEEFLLGKGLGKGLLQKLGEVPKRSPPKGLESCPVKVLKSDPEKKLKNVWTRHRENHLPRLSDQKHREDALSAHLGRKLEQVSGGGVPVRVRRSRLAAHGASPCPDAHVKARSRAFAKGWPQRVNTCQELSFLQTGTQQVLEAHSKRFWVKRKWDLPLKVLRPIKLLKARKAQAAPLELAPLAASAPHHSGARVAEMGKVLGTKLQMCQQETVTTKSGPALGRPLPAPFPAFEEIQGVLGQTPPGHGRGRSEAPPAGQEGRQPPWPGLAGIPWESGAGLGAPRGSPEPTPCQATTEDERSKESGGHTPGAARCVGAALWREVEAQASWAEARGEAGQADGSPACRPQCGGILGTCERANSPALSVDLSGFGDPGTSASSTPLETPAAPAPGHLCSIAQVVRELEIQVKVEPENEPGEGPPGALLGSDSLGSDSLASRGLDCRLRGTAGGIGPASCVLDGHAGGSRARPRGALESQGETFAAAAEQEDGCWPELGEHGVRAVRFTTSAASRTGQLSQARGVADTPGSKYLHLLPEKAQAAPESRFRRRVRRFLQWVFPSRTCGGQEDEPGTASAQGRRPGKRRPFLGDSGAAEAQTLMLAVGQMLEAKMALQATGRALRARGARAGRCSCCLPPKAPFSPGRRAGRGAPACRGHSAPEGQGSPGGEAQGGGQSALESPRSRHGGPGSCRRRLPLLPPLSGLRSPGAHHCWPWAPRTPACPHHCPRHCVWGGALLTPPEGAAPGSSSSKISLQENICFM, from the coding sequence ATGGCCCTCCCACTGAGCACGTATGACAACTCCTGGCTAGCTGCTCctgacccagccaccctgggccTGGGCGGCTCCAGGCGTCCCCTTCCGGCCTTCTGGTGGCAGTCGGCCGCGGAAGCCTCGCTCCTCCCCACCTCGACACACTGCGAGTCCCAGCCAGCGCGgctgccccacccacccccagagGACTCCTTCTGGGGGGGCCCTGTGATGAGGCACGGGGAGGCTGGCAGTCCCTGTCTCTTCAACCCCAACATCCAGAAGCCCCTTGAGATACAAGTCACCAAGAGAGTTGAGTTCAGGATTTGGAAGGAGAGTGACTTTCTCAAGTCGGGGAGCCCAGACTCTCCCCTGACTTCTCTGGAGAATAAGATGAAGTCCCTTGGGGACGAGCAgggccccgcagccccgcagcccttCTGGAGCACCAAAGACAAGCCCGTGCAGCTCCTCAGTCCCCAGCAACTTTCCTATCACATCACCTTGCAGGACCATTTGAAGGAGAAGTGCAGCCAGCTCTTCTGGGGGCTCCCGTCTCTGCACAGCGAGTCCCTGATAGCCACTGCCTGGGTCTCGGGGAGCGCGTCCCCGCTAGGCTCATCCTCCTTCTTCTTCAATACTATCTCTAATTCCTACCTGGGTCAGGTGCAGCCTACGGCACCCTCCCTGCTTTCACAGTACCGGCTGCACTCAggggccccaccccagccctggatTCCAAACATGCCCCAGTCCCAGCCCCCGTTTCTGTGGCAGCTGCGTTCCCGGCCCCCACCTCTGGCTCGTGTCGGGACCCCGGCCCAGCTCCAGTCCTCGCTCCCAGTCCTACCACCTTCTTCCTTACCCCAGACTGAGGCCCCTGGAGGGTTTTGTTCCACTGCCCAGAACAAGACCCCGTCTGCCGTCTCAACTGAAAGTCAGTCTGCAGAATGGCCCTTGTGGCAGAAACGAGTAGAAAATGGATGCAGTTTATCCTCTGTGGTCAACAGCTCTCGGGAAGCCTTCACTCCTCTCACTTACAGCCTTTCCCAGGACAGTCACGCATCCTGGGACCACAGGCCAGTCTCCGCAGCTCCTGCGAAGCTTTCACTCGGCCTTGATCTCCAGAAACTACTGGAGCAACACCTTCAGCAGAGGCTCACCCAACACCGCCAGGGCGTGGCCCCCAGGATGCCCCTGTCTTTGGAACCGATGCAGCCTCAGGGCAAATCGCCAGGGGCCTGCAAAGCAAAGGCTAACCACGGGCCCCCGCAGCCCACTGCGTTTACAGGCCAAGGCAGCAAGAGAGGTGATGAGAATCTGGGACTCAGGCCCCCAGAAAGAAGCCCTGCCATGGGCCCAGAAGAGTTCCTGCTGGGGAAGGGCCTGGGGAAGGGTCTGTTGCAAAAACTGGGAGAAGTCCCCAAAAGAAGTCCACCCAAGGGTTTAGAAAGCTGCCCGGTGAAGGTTCTGAAGTCAGACCCTGAGAAAAAGCTGAAAAACGTCTGGACGAGACACAGGGAAAACCATTTGCCGAGGCTCTCAGACCAGAAACATCGAGAGGACGCCCTGAGCGCCCACCTGGGCAGGAAGCTGGAGCAGGTCAGCGGAGGCGGGGTCCCGGTGCGCGTGCGGCGCTCCAGGCTTGCTGCCCACGGCGCCTCACCCTGCCCCGACGCCCACGTGAAGGCCAGAAGCCGAGCCTTCGCCAAGGGCTGGCCGCAGCGCGTGAACACCTGCCAGGAGCTTTCCTTCCTCCAGACGGGCACGCAGCAGGTGCTGGAAGCACACAGTAAAAGATTTTGGGTGAAGCGTAAGTGGGACCTACCCCTCAAGGTCCTCAGGCCCATCAAGCTCCTCAAGGCAAGGAAGGCCCAGGCCGCGCCCCTAGAGCTGGCCCCCCTTGCTGCCTCGGCCCCCCATCACTCTGGGGCCCGGGTAGCCGAGATGGGCAAGGTCCTGGGGACAAAACTCCAGATGTGTCAGCAAGAGACGGTAACAACCAAGTCGGGCCCCGCCCTGGGCcgtcctctccccgcccccttccCTGCGTTTGAAGAAATCCAGGGGGTCCTGGGGCAGACCCCACCTGGACACGGCCGCGGGCGCTCGGAGGCCCCTCCGGCTGGACAGGAGGGCAGGCAGCCTCCTTGGCCCGGCCTCGCGGGCATTCCCTGGGAGAgcggggctggcctgggggccCCGAGGGGCAGCCCGGAGCCGACACCGTGTCAGGCCACGACAGAGGACGAGCGGAGCAAGGAGAGCGGGGGACACACCCCAGGGGCCGCCCGCTGCGTTGGAGCCGCGTTGTGGAGGGAGGTAGAGGCCCAGGCTTCCTGGGCTGAGGCGCGCGGGGAGGCGGGCCAGGCTGACGGGAGCCCTGCCTGTCGGCCCCAGTGCGGTGGCATCCTCGGGACCTGCGAGCGCGCGAACTCCCCAGCTCTAAGTGTGGATCTGAGTGGTTTTGGGGATCCAGGCACCAGTGCAAGCTCCACACCCCTCGAAACACCTGCTGCCCCAGCTCCAGGACACCTGTGCTCTATAGCGCAGGTTGTTAGGGAACTCGAGATCCAAGTGAAGGTCGAGCCAGAGAACGAGCCTGGAGAGGGCCCCCCCGGCGCGCTCCTCGGCTCAGACAGCCTGGGCTCAGACAGCCTGGCTTCTCGGGGGCTGGACTGCCGCCTCCGGGGCACGGCCGGCGGGATCGGGCCAGCTTCCTGCGTGCTGGACGGCCATGCCGGAGGAAGCAGGGCGCGGCCTCGGGGCGCACTGGAGAGCCAGGGCGAGACGTTTGCCGCCGCTGCTGAGCAGGAGGACGGCTGCTGGCCCGAGCTGGGGGAGCACGGGGTGCGAGCGGTGCGGTTCACGACCTCCGCGGCCAGCAGGACAGGCCAGCTCAGCCAGGCCCGGGGAGTGGCGGACACCCCAGGAAGCAAGTACCTCCACCTCCTGCCAGAAAAGGCCCAGGCTGCTCCGGAGAGCCGCTTCAGGCGGCGAGTGAGGCGCTTCCTGCAGTGGGTTTTCCCCAGCCGGACGTGCGGAGGGCAGGAGGACGAGCCGGGCACGGCCTCTGCCCAGGGCCGGCGGCCAGGCAAGCGCCGGCCCTTCTTGGGGGACAGCGGGGCCGCCGAGGCGCAGACGCTCATGCTGGCCGTGGGCCAGATGCTGGAGGCCAAGATGGCCCTGCAGGCCACGGGGCGGGCGCTGCGTGCTCGGGGCGCCCGGGCGGGCCGCTGCTCCTGCTGCCTCCCCCCCAAGGCGCCCTTCTCCCCAGGGcgcagggcggggaggggcgccCCGGCCTGCCGCGGCCACAGCGCGCCCGAAGGCCAGGGCTCTCCCGGCGGGGAGGCGCAGGGCGGGGGACAGAGCGCCTTGGAAAGCCCCAGATCCCGCCACGGTGGCCCGGGCAGCTGTCGCCGGCggctgcccctgctgcccccgcTCTCAGGGCTGAGGTCCCCGGGGGCCCACCACTGCTGGCCCTGggcgccccgcacccccgcctgCCCTCACCACTGCCCGCGCCACTGCGTCTGGGGAGGTGCGCTGCTTACTCCACCGGAAGGCGCTGCTCCAGGCTCTTCTAGCAGCAAAATTTCTCTCCAGGAAAACATTTGTTTCATGTAG